A stretch of the Streptococcus himalayensis genome encodes the following:
- a CDS encoding CppA N-terminal domain-containing protein has protein sequence MSDRNSIVRAVPTLTINNRRKNLQFYTEVLGLTNVLEDAGYTILGDQSRQEKLLLEEVPSNRARKVQGLKKLAKVVLKVKEPREIDSLLARAPEEITCYKGENGLAFEATSPEGDRFLLHSEDDVTTLIPVAELEQLHPLEHVEKLSEFEVEKIHLHISSLDKEDFYQKLPGSACFLDFVEVEGTDLEIEAGKTWDLSAIRWKVEEIDVAQLEHQFSDTEVFVPKSRKFFGTKDKSQIEVWVERV, from the coding sequence ATGAGTGACAGAAATTCTATTGTAAGAGCAGTACCGACCCTTACAATCAATAATCGAAGAAAAAATCTTCAATTTTATACAGAAGTGTTAGGACTGACCAATGTGTTAGAAGACGCTGGATATACCATTTTGGGAGATCAGAGTCGGCAAGAGAAGTTACTGCTGGAGGAAGTTCCGAGTAATCGTGCCAGAAAAGTACAGGGGCTAAAAAAACTGGCAAAAGTTGTGTTAAAGGTGAAAGAGCCACGTGAAATTGATAGTTTACTAGCTAGAGCACCAGAGGAAATAACCTGCTATAAAGGAGAAAATGGTTTAGCATTTGAAGCGACCTCTCCAGAAGGAGATCGTTTTCTCCTGCATAGTGAAGACGATGTGACGACATTGATTCCTGTGGCAGAGCTAGAGCAGCTTCATCCCTTGGAGCATGTTGAAAAGCTATCAGAGTTTGAAGTAGAAAAAATTCATCTCCATATTTCTTCGCTTGACAAAGAAGATTTTTATCAAAAACTTCCGGGAAGTGCTTGCTTTTTGGACTTTGTTGAAGTAGAAGGGACGGATTTGGAGATAGAGGCAGGCAAGACGTGGGATTTATCGGCCATTCGTTGGAAAGTGGAAGAGATTGATGTGGCTCAGTTAGAGCACCAATTTTCTGATACAGAAGTTTTCGTCCCCAAGTCTCGGAAGTTCTTTGGTACAAAGGATAAAAGTCAGATTGAAGTCTGGGTTGAGAGAGTGTAA